CGAGGCGAGgcggggggcacggggggacAAAGCACACCCGGCGGGATTCCGGGTACTACGGACAGCGAGGGATGGCGTTGGCAACGGGGGATACCGGGCACGAGGGACACAAGGCAGTAAGGCACGCCCGGGGACACCAGGGAGCGGAGCGCTAGGGACAGCAGGCGACAAGACAGGCAGCGGGGGACGAGGCACTTCAGCGCACAACAGGCACTGCAACTCCGGGACTTGCACGTCTCGCCCCACCAGCACCAGGGCACAGGAGAAGACACGGGGCACTAAAGCGGCAGGATTTGCACCAGGGGACACGAGACAACAgggtgcagccagcagcagagcacacgAGGCGGCAGGCACCAGGGAACAGTGTCCCCCGCCGCCACTGTGGAGCGCACCCGGCAAAGGCACAGGTCCCTGAGGGATATTAGGGGATAGCGAGCACCAAGTCACACCAGGGAGCACTGGAGCATGAGGGCACCTGTGgcagcagggtgctgggggTCCCAGCAGCACACTGGGGACATGGTGCCCTGACTCACCAGGGGCAGAGGGTCCCAAGGGATAGCAGGCAGCAGAGGCGAGTGGAGTTCAGAGAGTTTAATGAGCGCAGGACAAACCCCGATTCCCCCcatccccccaccccccagtGCCTGGCCTGGCCCACACCCCCAGGCCAGGCCCCCCGTGACACCCTAGTCGACTTCTTCCATGCTGCTGTAGGAGGGGGCTGGGCGCTCGGCGGGGCTGGCAAAACGCTCGGGGAGGCCTTCCGCAGCCAGCGGCGGGGCTCCTTCGGGGGCCAGGCCGGATCCGAACGGCACCGGGGGCAGTCCCTGCAAGCAGAAGGTGGGCATGAGAGGGAGACTTGCACGCTGCCCACCCATCTCCCTCCTTGCTCCCGGGGGGCTGGAGAGGTGCCCgggggggacacagccccacacGCAGGatgtgcagcccctgggcttacagagcagcagctggcgGCAAACCCcacggcagggcagggcagagggaagcagcCCCTCCGGCCCAGCAGgagggccaggctgcagcacactCCTGCCCCGGGgcggagcagagccctgcaccCCAGCACGGGGGCCGCAGGCACGCTGCCAGTGCCTGCCGGAGGTCTGAGGAACAGAGCAGGGCCAGAGGGGATTTCCAGGGCTGAGAGCACCTTGTCAGGCCTCGCTGCCGGCCACCCACCGCCGGCGAGGGCAGGcaggtgcaggcagcagcttgtgGGCCCCAACCCTGGGGTGCCAGCACCAGTCGGAGCAGAGGTCAGCCCACCGGCGCCGGGCACTGACTCAGACCCACGAGGCCGGCATCGTGGGTGAGCGGGGGAAGCTGCTGAGACCCAGGGCTGTAGACAATGAGGCGACTGTTCCAGGACAGGCACCTCATGAccgtggcacagccctgccggGCTCCCCGGCTGGGACCTGCTTGGGAGGGGAGTAAACCTCAGCACGTGGAGGAGGGGCATGGGACAGAGGTAGGGGGAGTCCAGCTCAGGCCCCGGCCTAAAACGCAGACGAACCCCTTCACTGCAAAGCATCCCTCCCAAGCCAGCtgagggcactgccagcagaacACTGGAGACGGAAAAGGAAGTCACAGGGCTCTGAAGTCACCTCTCACACCCAAATACGCCAGAGCTGTCTGAGCCACACTCAGCCAAGGGCAACACGTCTCAATGTCAGACACGGTTGGAGTAGCAGCCTGTGCCCCAGCCTCAGGGGactgcctgctcctggccctgccggGCTCCTCACGCCCTGCACGTGTCCCGTGAGGCTACCGCTCCACAGCTGGGATTGCAGCCCAGCCCGTGCCCCACGGcatgggcaggcagagctctcccCTGAGCCTGCTGCCACACAAGGTGCACCAGGCACCCAGCAAAGCCCAAGGGATGGTCCTGGTGCCAGCTGGGTCACAGAGTGGCCTCAGGTGACCCCAGTGTGGAGTCCTCGCCTCTGTGTGGGAGTGCCAGCACACAGGACACGAATGCTGCGTTTCGTTGGAAAACCTGGCTTTATTAACGCACCATGGTCGTAGCTGCTCTCCCTGACCCCACGCCTCTCCCGCAGCATGGGCAGCTGGTACTCTCGTAAATGAGGTGCTGCGCCACGCTGCCCTGAACAGACCAACTCCCCCAGATgctgccagcacacagccccacagacTGGTGGGAGGCAGCGACCCACAGAGACAGGTGCTCACCATGGGCACCTCAGTCTGGATTGCCAGGCTCCCCAGCAGCTgtctggggctgagcagggaagcACACAAGCCCTTGGTGACAAGCCCgtccagccccagcacaggagagcagcacacaTACTCCCAGTGCACGGGCAGCTGGCACCAGAAGGCTCAGCAGAAGGCTAGCAGGGCAGACTGGGCTGGCCAAGGACCGTGGGtagccccagccccaggggagctcaaggctcctgcagcagcacagctgagagagGTGGCCAGCCAGGGCCCGTGTCAGGGCATCCTGCCCTTGCTGCAGCCTCCCGGCAGGTCTCCACTTCCTACTTGGGAGCCAAGCAGAGATGGTTGATGTGCCCACAGGGCTCTCAGGCCCCAGCAACACCGTAGCAGCAACGTCCCTTCTTGAGAAGCAGGTAGCCTTGAGGCCTGCCCTACTCCCAGTGGGCAGCAAGGAAGGGCAAAGGAGCTTCTGGTTCTGGGCTGTGCCTTGGCAAAGTAGCAGGCTGGCCACACGGGCCtgccagctggcacaggagatGCCAGAGCAGACAGACAGGAGCCGACAGCCCCATGTTTCCCTTGGCGAGTCTTTCCCAGcgatttctgtgctgctgcctcatgtCTTCGTCTCATAGCGTCCTAGGACGGCGCGTGCCCTGGCGGCCCTGCTCCCGCAGCTGGCCACGCGCCTGGGCCTATCTCCAGCGGGGCTGGTAAATGAGTGGGTAGAAGACGTTCAGGAAGAGAGCCACAATTGCAGCTGTGGTGGCCAGGACAAAGTATCTGACGCAGCCTTCATCTGGGTGCTGGGGGGTGCCCGGACTTCGCTTCTGGCCACAGGGCCTCCAAGAGTTTCTTGCAGGCCTTTGGGGTGCCTCAAGCTGCAGCTCTTGTTCTTCAGCCTCCAGTTCCTGCCAGATCAGAGAAGCCTGCGATGTGGAAACCTGCGTCAGCACTTGGAGAACACAACGGGCAACACCCCTTGCCATCCCCCGGGGCAGGCGGCTGCCTGCAAGCCCAGCCCCGTGCCCAGCCAGCCCGCCTCCCCATGCAGCACCGTCGCGGTCGCGCCCGCCCCCGCAGCTCTTCAGGGTCTCTGGTGTGTGGGGCTCCGGTGGGTGGCTCTGTGGGAGGGAGCGTGGGCAGCTGCCGGGCAGGGTCTTCACGGGACTGCAGGGAGTGAAGCCAGCAGCTGGATCCCGATGGAGCAGATGCACTTGCATTGGTGGGTCCAGGAGGTaagggagcaggcagcagccagtcACAGCCCAGCTTCTGTGATCCCAACAGGATCTTTCAAATGACAGCCAATCCAgagccagctggagcagcaggagcaggaggcgCGGTGCCAGTACAGCcagtcacagctctgctttggtgGGTAAGAATGCTCTGACAACCAATCGTAGCCCAGGTTCCAGAAGGATTTTCCACAGGCAGCCAACCACAGCTTGGCCCTTCATGGCGGTGATCATGCAGAGCAGCCAGTCAGGGAGCAGGTCTCTGGAGGGCACCCAGTGCCACGGAGGGTGCAGGTGGTCCAGGGTGCTTGGGCACCTGCTGAGCCCCACTGGGATCCAATGCACCCCATTACTGTGGGGGAACCAGTGCTGCCAGGGGCCCAATGAGCTCCAGTGCCACAGAGCAACCTGATGAACCCCAGTGCCATGAGGCATACAGTGAGCCACAGAGCAACCTGATGAACCCCAGCGCCATGAGGCATACAGTGAGCCACAGTGCCAGTTCAGGCCCTGAAGCCTCTCACCACcagtgaaaagcagcacagctttctcATTGCTCAGGGTGCCCCCAGTGagtggggctgctccaggacacACACGCGGGGCAGGaacagcccaggcaggcagaCACCAACATGCCAGACAGCCCTGCTGGCCTCAGAGACAGCTTGTCCCCAGGcgagagggcagagctgggatgccTAACTAGCACCTGGCCAAGGGGAGGAGGATGAgccagaggggcagggaggccAGGCCAGAAGGGCCCCTCTGAGCACACATGTGCAGTCATGCTGGAGATGAACTGAGCATTGTCCTCAGACTCCGCGGGCCCACAGAGGTGCTGAGAACAGAGGGAATGCCTGCAGCACAATGGTGCGTGGGGTCTCACCAGGTGAGCACCAGCCTCAACCTTCCTGACTTTCACAAGAGGATCAGTGCAGCCATTCCCTACCACTGCATTCTGAAAGCACCCTGCCGTCTGGCCCACCCCCAGTCCCTCCCTCCCAGGCCACCCAGCAACAGAGCTCGCTCTGGCAGGTTTCTCCACAGCACCCTGTGAAGGCTGCCAGGCCTCTGGCTCAGCACTGGCATTTACCTTTTTTGCACTTGGCTTGGCCCTGAGTTGGGCCCCAGCAGAAAGTGTTCCCCACCCTGCCTTGAAAGTGGCTCCAGAGGGCAAGTTCTTACTGCTCCCTGGCACAACGAGATCCTACTGCACCACTCACAACCCCTCCTTCAATGCAGACCCCAGTGAGGCTGTGCcccccttcttcctcttcctgagCCCTCCCATCAGCACTTCCACACTGATGACGAAAACAGCTCTCCTGTGATCCCTCAGGACAGGGACTGTCCCAAGCCCACAGAGAGAACAAGGCAAGACAGGCTCCAGTGCCCAGCTGACGCGAGCTCTCTGGTATCAAAGGGGTACAGGCACTGCACCACAGCTGCACCAGGCTCTGTGGGTGCAGGCAAAGGCAGGCAGGGCCCTGCATGTGGGCCCCTGAGCACATTTCAAGGCTCTGTGGCTCCAATGGTGGCGAAAGGGACGCAAGTGCTcacctggctggcagcagcttcgGCAGAGGGGGTGCGCTCGGCGCGGTGGTCTGAGGGATGCCCTGGCAGGGGTCTCTCCACAGGAGAGTTCCTCCGGCGGTAGAAGAGGACATAGGCATATCTGGTCACCACCTGGCTCTCATCCACGGTGGTGACTGTGCTGTCGTCAAAGAGCCGCCagcctgaggaggaggaagggttAAGCTAGCAGACAAGTCACGGCCGCAGGAGCCGAGGGGTGGTGAGGGTGACAGATGCTCACCCACGTCGCTGCGCTGGCTGTTCTTGTCGTTGGGCAGGCGGGCATACGCTGTGTAGTGGCCTCCAATCATGCCTCCATAGTGGTTGATCACAGCATACAGGTCATACataggcagctgctgctcaccctTCCGACCGATGCAGAACTTGCTCAGGTCCAGACTCCTGTAGAGAGATACAGCGACCGTCAAGGGCGATCAGTGTTACGCAGGCTGGGCCGCAGGTCAGCAGAGGCAGTGCCAACCCAGGCACATCATCCCCTGGGCTCTCACCGGACAGGAAAGTCCACCATGTCATTGATCTTGTCCCTCCAAATAAAGCTGCGGAAGGAGAAGCGCTTGAGCTGGATGATGAGGACGTTGGGCAGCCGCCACAGCATCAGCTGCTTGGAAGCCTCACGGTGCTGCTTGCACTTGGGGCAGTACCTGGGGGAAGAGTGTGCTCGTTACTGGCATGGGAAGAGCCTCAGTCcttgcagctcagctcacagctcagccccagggtCCCCACATGCAGGGCTGGCTAAGGGTATGTGGGAGCGCTCAGCTTCCTCTGTCAAGGGCAGGCCAgtacagccctgcagagcactaGCTTTGCTCCCTGCTGGCTCAGCCCTTCCGAGTGCACAGGGAAAGCCAGCCCATTGTTCCTGGCTGCCAGTAGAAACAGCGTGCAggcctgggcagctcctgggaaacccctgctgctgtctgggcCTGTTGGCTGGAACCCACTCCGCTGCCTTCCTCACCATGCTTCCTCTGGGGCCAGGACTTCAGGCTTCGTGAAGAGATTGAGGCACTGCTCCAGGGTGAAGTGGCCAGCCCGGGCTGCTTCGCTGGCCGAGCCTGGATCCTCCACACATTCCAACTCCTTGGATTCTACCAACACGAATTCCTTGAGGCGCTCATTGTTCTTCCACACCAGGGCAAGAGAGCAGTCGTCTGTCAGATCCAGGGGGGTGTCACCTGTGAAGGGGCACAGACCTCACACACTTACCCCACCAGGCTAGACCAGGCCACCTTGCTGGAGCAATCTTGCCCATCCCAGTTAGATACAGAGATCAAAAAGTGCTGCCAGAAAGGGACAGGTACCCCCCTGGCCAGGTTCATCATGCAGAGCCCCTCAGCCTGCAGGGTGCAACACCGGCACAGTCCTCTCATCAGTAGCACCCTCACAACCAGCACCTGGTGTGGGCATCCTATTCAAAGAAAGAGGTGACCCAGAGATCACAGACCCTCTGAGAATACAAGAGACTGGAAGGAATTGGCCTATTTGCTGAGGAGAGCAAGAATGTCATGCCCAAGAAGAGCTTCCAGATGGAGGTTCTGCGCAGCAgagcccttccctcccctgtcAGATGCAGCTTTCACTGTCCAGTGTGGACACCTGGGCTCATCTTATGCCAGGCAGACTCTGGCACCCTGGCCAGGCAGATCCACTACCCTGCCAGAGGCTCTAAGGGATGAAGGTGGTGCTTTACAGGGCTCTGGCTCACCTTTATCTTCCAGCTTGTGCTCTCGGTTGGCAGCGTCGATCTTAGTGATGTAGAACGGTGTGGCGCGGGCACTCAGTGAGTCTGGAGTGTGTTGGTACCCAGGGATGGCAGCTGTGAATAGGCAGAGACAGATTTGTGGTGGCACTGCCTGTCTGCCCTGCGTAGGGGCCAAGAATTTGCAGCGCCCCCACCCCCACCTCACATGCTACGGCCTTGAAGGGACACAACCACGTGCCCGTGTCCTTGACTATTTTTAGCAGGCGCCTGCCCCTGGCAAGCTGtgctcctctgcctgccttGCCCCTTCACTGCACATTGCTGCCATCCTGAGACGAGTGTCTGGAAACGTGACAGCCAGGCAGCCGAGCGCGAGAGGCTGGTCCCATGCAGCTGAGTCAGAGCGAGCGAAGTGCTTTGCTCACAGCCcccaggggctcagcctgcaccagctctgccttgctccCACAGGACttctgccagcccctgccttcccacctctcccacagcaacacagcactccagcctctctgctcaTCAGGTCCCTGCTCTACACCCTGGGCtttgccagggcagggcagagcgtGGGTAGACAGGCATTTCAGGTGAGGCAAGAGTGCCAAAACAAAGCTCCCGTGGCCTCATCTGTGTTCCCAAGAGTCTCCAGACCAAGCTCACAAGGGGAGAAgagatgctgtgctgggaggtcACCCCAAGGAGGGAGAATTGCCCGAGCtcctggcacagacacagccagcGCTTCAGCACCTCTTACCTTCTGGCTTGAGGGCTCTCTCATAGGATGGCTCCTTCTCACAACAGCTGTCACCCTGCGACTCCATGTGCTCAGAGAACCCTGAATCCAAGCTCAGGAGGGAACTCCTGGCTGTCAGGACCTTGCTCCGGACAGTGGTAGTATCCCCCatctctggctgcagctcaggcacagctggcGAGAGCGGGGGCTCCTGAGGGAGGCTGGAAaccctgtccccatctcccagctcgggggcagaggtggctgctgcacagctgctcttggCCAGGGGCTCCAGCTTGTCTGagtgcagaggctgcagcccctgctccggTGACATCCGGCCCAACTGGAATGGAGGCTGGAACACGCTGACTGAGTACCTGGGCATGGAGGTGGGAGTTAGAGCTGGCCAGACGCAGGACTGAGCTCAGCTCCGGGACAGAAGCACCCTCCTTCCCCAGACTCTCACCTTGCGTagccctccagcagctgggccaggcGGGCGTAGGTGAGGCGGGACTCGGGCACACTGATGAGGAAGGGGAAACCGATGTTCTCAGGACGGCACGAAGCCTTGTGGTCTGGCCAGTGTGTTTTCTGACATGCCCTGTAACACATACACGGCGTGTCAGACACACATACAGCCCCTGCCGAACTCAGCATCCTTGAacagcctgggaaggagcagtgcAGGGCCAGAGAAGtgtgctggggacaaggggaaCACCACGAGTTCAACTGGCTCCATCCCAAAGGGAAGATCCATCCCACCTtctcccagcaggcagagctctcccatccagcccttcACAGCAGGAGaccctccatccctgccaggcACCAAGCCAACTCACACGTTGCAGTAACCAACTCGATAGCACCTCGTGCAGCGCTTGAGCTTCTCAtcctctggcagctgcttctTCTGGCAGGCTGCACACTTGGCGACAGGGCCACTGGGCACCTGTGGACGCTGCAGGAGAAAGGACCCATTGGACAGGGAAGGGCACCCGGGCAGGACAAGGCAGCCTCGGGGGGCATCCACGCTCACTGTAGCTAACCGCCCCCGTGTGCAgttctgcctctcctgctcaGTGCTCAGCCTTCCTGCATCTCTCCCATTAGTCCCAATATGCCTCCTTACCTGCTGGACCTGCAGCTCCACCACACGCTCCTTggccagctctggggacagcacctcaaagcaaagcagcaggtCCGTTGGCGAGACTGTGTCTAGTGAGTTAGATGGCAGGAACATGCGGTGGAAGTGATTCTTGATCACCTGCCAGGAAAGCAGTGGAGCATGGCCGTGTAAGGGCTGCCCTATGTGTCCTCTCCTCAGAGAGCCACAGACCTCAGcctcacagggagctgtgagaagagcagcagcctAAGGATGCTGTGCTCAGCTCACCACCTCACAAGGGAAAGATGGACATCCCCAGAACCTCCTGTGGTGGCCTAACCCTCCAGAGCAGGTATCTGCCCAGCACTCTCACCTCTGCCAGGCGCAGGTTCTCTGGTTTCACACGCACACTGTGGGCAACTGAGTCAAGCACCTCCATGGCACTGGAGTTCTCCTTGCTGATACTCACGAGGAACTGCCACCGAGAAAGTGCTGCATTAGTCACACCACACTAAGGCGTGTGGGCCCTTACTTAACACACGGCTTAGCTGGCTGGCACATGACCAGCTGCCTGAGGCACCTCCAGGAGCCTTCTTAGGCTCCCTCCCCAGGGTAGAAGGTACCCTTTACCTTGATGGGTTTCTTGTGTGGCTCCTTTGCAAAGTAGTAGACAGTCAGCACCTTTTGCTTCTGTGGGAGGGGCACGGGGAGGTACAGGAAGGGGTCAAAGGTAATAGACACCTGCAGATACAAAAACACACTCAGCTGTGGGAAGTGCTTGTGGCTGAGCAGCAGATCCAGTGGACTCAAGACCCAGACCCTGTGACCTGTGCTCTCTGAGGGTCAGGAGCCTACTTCTGCACaaccaggacagggacagaacCTTCAGGGCTGCCCTACCTTGGAGCACATCGGGCACACGAGCTTGGATTTGTACTGGCCCTGGAAGAGGTCTACTATGAACGAGTCATTCCTCATCTTGTGTCGTTGCCAAGCCTCCTCAGCTACCACCTGCAGGAATAAAGGGCTTAGCACCTCATTAAACCACCCAGACTGCTCTCCCAGTGACTTTGGGGGAGGAACAACCTCACCTCATCAGGCCTCCCATCCGAGTCAACAGTCTCTGTGTAGGGCTTGTTCTGGATGCGGTTGAGGTCCTCGTGCAGACCATCAAGCAGGAAGGCCATGAACTCCTGAGCATCGTGCTGGGCATAGCCAGTGAACTGGCTGGCCTTGCTGGCCACAATTGCCTGTGGGGAGAACAGTAGTCAGGGCTGGCCAGCAGacctctgccagcactgcctgccccaTGTACAAACCCTGGCTGCACCCACCCACACCCACAGCTCTCTGTGGCActtgcagggcagccaggtgCCCACAAAGGAATGCTGGggacccacagcagctcctgctgagcacCAATGCCAGGGGCCCTACCTTCAGTTTAGAGGGCTGGAAGGCATGGTGCGTGCCCTTCCACAGCACTCTGAGCAGCATGGCAAAGCCGATGGCCAGGCGTCCACCCGTCCCCAGCGGGTTGTTATAGTTAATTTCTGACTCAAAGGACCGATCTGTAAGAAAtgcaggagctcagggtggcTGCTGGCTTCATCATCTAAGTGGTCAAGCTCTGCTGGGCCCCCAGTGTGGGCTCACCATGGAAGTAATCACGCAGCTCCCGGGTGTTGGACAGGGACTGGATGACGCTGTTCATGAAGCAGGTGTTGCCCAGGTTCACTAGACCTGTGAAGCCAGGCAGGCAGACCTTCTTCttctcatcctcatcctcatcatcctccACGCTCTCGGCACTCACGGGGCTGTGTGTCATCGGTGGCACCATACATGTCGGTTTGGGCTGCCAAAGCAGAGGAAGGTGTAAGGGTGTGGCACTCAAGGAGTCTCTCTGGGAACACCAGAGGAACTCAAAAGCCCAAGAAAACCCCCAGAGAGGGCTGGAGCCATCACACCATCTCCCACttggacagggacagacaggcCAACAGTTGCCGCCAATCCTGCCAACTATGACTGAGGGGCACCACCTCCTCTTCCAGGAGTACTTCAGTCTCCAGAGTGGCACTGAGGAGGTGTCTCGCTTTCCCCTATCCAGGTCAGACCCAGTGTGACCACACTCACCGAAGGAATGTGTGGCTCTTGCTTCACCGCCAAGTGCTCTGGGGCTGTACGGGCTGCCACACCATCCAGAGCCCCATCTTCCACACGTGGCTTCTCTTTGTCACTGGTTCGGGCCTCTTCCTTGCTGGAGAGGGGGTGCTGGTTACTGCCCGGAGGGTTCTTATCCAGAGGGGTAGGGCCTGTAGGCATGGCAACCTTTGCACCACCCACTGCACcttaaaaagagggaaaggtgGGCCTGTGGTTAGCAGCACCACACACTGCCCACAGTGGGGCTGAACTGCTCAGTCCACGCTTGCACAGGCTCTCTCCTACCCGTGAACAAGGGAAACAGCAGTGCCCTTCCCCTACCACGTGGCTCACACCCTGCCTCAGATCCCTCCTACCTGCACCCACTcatcccctctccttccccaccGTTCCATGCCAGAGGATCCAGCaccagctggcagctggcagtggTGAGGAGGGCCCATGGCCCACTGCGGcgcagcaggcaggcaggacacGAAGGCAGGGTGCAGACCTCGTGTGGCAGGAgcctccagccctccccagcGCTGGCTCTGGCGTTTCTTCAGGCAGACATCAATGCGAGACACCGTGAAGTTGTACGTGCACTGGTCCGGCTCAATAAGGTTCCTGCAAGGCACGCAGCGAGTCAGAGGTGCCCCAGaccccacagcagcctcagaCATGCCAAAGCCTTtgcacagcagagccatggCCTCCAGGCAGCAGGGACCCTGCCAGCACTAATCCTGACAAAGCAGGGGGGAAACCCTCGAGCCTGGCCACACTGAACACACAGAGCGCCCCTTTTCTGACAGATCCATTCTGCTTggctctctcctgctgcacaTCCTACCCAAAGGGCACAAGGCTGGTCTGGCTCTGTCCCCAAGAGCTCTAGAACAGCCTGGGGCAAACTGCAGGCAAGGAGACACTGGGATTTCCTCCCCTGCAAGCGAGCACACAGCCAAGACAGACCAGGCTCAGGGCACCAGT
This portion of the Motacilla alba alba isolate MOTALB_02 chromosome 12, Motacilla_alba_V1.0_pri, whole genome shotgun sequence genome encodes:
- the USP19 gene encoding ubiquitin carboxyl-terminal hydrolase 19 isoform X2, with product MSSSTNAPGQRRASRGLDDATNKKKQKDRANQESKEVSRPELEQAETAQEKDSEEELLLDWKQNADEIIIKLNLGTGALKAEDVRADFTDTDCVVRLPDGRQWSCQFYEEIEGSCSKIQCKKGNFLQLVLQKKIPLHNWSSLLKKRKDGSKEVAKGAACWENGKEKAASAELTPEELRAEGSEPPRSRREPSNPKRAPGRSEVLGGKSPASPGTQSGPSAKRAVYLKVAPTEEEPNARVTGSTEPSKGHSGRASSRRNGRASQVDAPAALADLVLPLEKAVVLAKETVPVEMPPLAATTEVLPHCVATCVEKRVLQPGSPTEALRSRDCLPILGESSKAIPVATPPMGRDSEKRDWSKDDVALEAAADEPEPFVSLTFVKNDSYEKGNDLVVVHVYVKEIHKETSKVLFREQDFTLVFQTSDTNFLRLHPGCGPHTVFRWQVKLRNLIEPDQCTYNFTVSRIDVCLKKRQSQRWGGLEAPATRVGGAKVAMPTGPTPLDKNPPGSNQHPLSSKEEARTSDKEKPRVEDGALDGVAARTAPEHLAVKQEPHIPSPKPTCMVPPMTHSPVSAESVEDDEDEDEKKKVCLPGFTGLVNLGNTCFMNSVIQSLSNTRELRDYFHDRSFESEINYNNPLGTGGRLAIGFAMLLRVLWKGTHHAFQPSKLKAIVASKASQFTGYAQHDAQEFMAFLLDGLHEDLNRIQNKPYTETVDSDGRPDEVVAEEAWQRHKMRNDSFIVDLFQGQYKSKLVCPMCSKVSITFDPFLYLPVPLPQKQKVLTVYYFAKEPHKKPIKFLVSISKENSSAMEVLDSVAHSVRVKPENLRLAEVIKNHFHRMFLPSNSLDTVSPTDLLLCFEVLSPELAKERVVELQVQQRPQVPSGPVAKCAACQKKQLPEDEKLKRCTRCYRVGYCNVACQKTHWPDHKASCRPENIGFPFLISVPESRLTYARLAQLLEGYARYSVSVFQPPFQLGRMSPEQGLQPLHSDKLEPLAKSSCAAATSAPELGDGDRVSSLPQEPPLSPAVPELQPEMGDTTTVRSKVLTARSSLLSLDSGFSEHMESQGDSCCEKEPSYERALKPEAAIPGYQHTPDSLSARATPFYITKIDAANREHKLEDKGDTPLDLTDDCSLALVWKNNERLKEFVLVESKELECVEDPGSASEAARAGHFTLEQCLNLFTKPEVLAPEEAWYCPKCKQHREASKQLMLWRLPNVLIIQLKRFSFRSFIWRDKINDMVDFPVRSLDLSKFCIGRKGEQQLPMYDLYAVINHYGGMIGGHYTAYARLPNDKNSQRSDVGWRLFDDSTVTTVDESQVVTRYAYVLFYRRRNSPVERPLPGHPSDHRAERTPSAEAAASQASLIWQELEAEEQELQLEAPQRPARNSWRPCGQKRSPGTPQHPDEGCVRYFVLATTAAIVALFLNVFYPLIYQPRWR